In a single window of the Drosophila subpulchrella strain 33 F10 #4 breed RU33 chromosome X, RU_Dsub_v1.1 Primary Assembly, whole genome shotgun sequence genome:
- the LOC119556826 gene encoding uncharacterized protein LOC119556826 translates to MLRFGQQLMLLAMACLALQMAHGWLLKLPKLEAKLEKDEAMLDWLEGKKQKELLKKLDFLNLFTEKEEAKLEKKENEWEKFKQWWDEKKEKELAFFEAKKEKELAFFEDKLAKKSGKKSKSRKTTAKPCYGYAPSKYYSEEVTEAVEYESSESEEVTQKPYRKSYAPKSYDRPSYPVPTIYDVRDDSAEGERYFT, encoded by the exons ATGCTGAGATTCGGACAACAACTAATGCTGCTGGCGATGGCCTGTTTGG CTCTGCAGATGGCCCATGGATGGTTGTTGAAACTGCCCAAGCTGGAGGCGAAACTGGAGAAGGACGAGGCCATGCTGGACTGGCTGGAGGGCAAGAAGCAGAAGGAGCTGCTCAAGAAGCTGGATTTCCTCAATTTGTTCACCGAGAAGGAGGAGGCCAAGCTGGAGAAGAAGGAGAACGAGTGGGAGAAGTTCAAGCAGTGGTGGGACGAGAAGAAGGAGAAGGAGTTGGCCTTCTTCGAGGCCAAGAAGGAGAAGGAGCTGGCCTTCTTCGAGGACAAGCTCGCGAAAAAGTCGGGCAAAAAGAGCAAGTCCAGGAAGACCACAGCGAAGCCCTGCTATGGCTATGCCCCCTCCAAATATTACTCAGAGGAGGTCACCGAAGCGGTGGAGTACGAGTCGTCGGAGTCCGAGGAAGTCACCCAAAAACCCTACCGAAAGAGCTACGCACCTAAGAGCTACGACAGACCCAGCTATCCGGTACCCACAATCTACGATGTAAGGGACGATTCGGCGGAGGGTGAACGCTACTTTACCTGA